In Rhizoctonia solani chromosome 7, complete sequence, one DNA window encodes the following:
- a CDS encoding Retrotransposable element Tf2 protein, giving the protein MENQLFCKASKCTFHVTSVEYLGIIVSDKGFSLDKLKIQAVWEWPVPTKVKEVQSFLGFANFLRRFVANFSHIARPLHNLVKKDIPWKWEEREQEAFQNLKNAITNAPVLCHADPTKPYFLETNASGAALGSILSQRQEDGRLHPLGFLSESFKGAEQNYDTHDKELLAIIRSFEYWRIFLEGTLHPITVFTDHRNLEYWKESRTFNRRHARWHLLLAGYNFQIVYRPGKQSGKPDALSRRADHADIPPADQTMLPDPVFANIAVVTPEKEIQRLIKAALDQDESLEEILQFLQNKSKAPPSIKHAFKDYQMEAGLLFYQGRIVVPDVGTLRMDLLRIFHDSPLAGHPGRQRTLELLSCNYYWPGIRADTYWHVDSCETCQRIRKPKYTSIPLQPLELPTRPWQYVSYDMIVDLPRDGNHDSILVIVDSFTKYGIFVKCSKKLKAPELAELFLEHVWKRHGIPEKTISDRGRVFNNKFLRALYKRLGIDPHFSLAYHPQSDGQTERVNPSIEHFLRAYSGVNQRDWAKWLPMAEFAYNNAVHSSTGKTPFKALYGWEPTLTPSNVPTDVPEADDLAQTMETQWKEVESALRQSKQRMIAGEDGSPIEFEVGEEAWLDARNVNLKTLSPKLTEQRLGPFKVTKRISDRAYRLELPPTMRIHNVFYVGLLSKVKRDDKRAFENRPPPVTMDGEEEYEVEGITDMEERDGKWFFRVKWKGYGSEENTWEPRENLRNAEKILKNFEKEMKKKALGAAKALRGGAVS; this is encoded by the coding sequence atggagaaccagctattctgcaaggcatccaagtgtacctttcacgtcacctctgtggaataccttggGATCATTGTCTCTGATAAGGGctttagcctggataagctcaagatccaagcGGTTTGGGAATGGCCGGTACCTACTAAGGTTAAGGAAGTTCAGtcgttcctaggctttgccaactttcTTCGTCGCTTTGtcgccaacttcagccacatagCCAGGCCATTGCACAACcttgtcaagaaggacataccctggaaatgggaagaaAGGGagcaggaagcattccaaaaCCTAAAAAATGCTATTACCAACGCACCGGTATTGTGCCACGCCGACCCTACTAAGCCGTACTTCCTTGAGACCAATGCCTCAGGCGCAGCACTAGGTTCCATTCTAAGCCAAAGACAGGAAGATGGGCGTCTACACCCACTAGGGTTCCTGTCAGAATCCTTCAAAGGGGCCGAACAGAATTACGATacccacgacaaggaacttcTGGCCATCATTCGGTcatttgagtactggcgcatctttCTGGAAGGGACCCTGCATCCAATCACcgtcttcacggatcatcggaacttggaatactggaaggaatctcGCACTTTCAATCGACGACATGCccgatggcacctactactgGCTGgctataacttccagattgtatACAGACCCGGtaaacagtcagggaagccagatgcACTGTCACGCCGAGCAGACCATGCCGATATTCCCCCCGCGgatcaaaccatgctcccagaccctGTTTTTGCCAACATAGCCGTAGTAACGCCCGAGaaggagatccaacgcttGATCAAAGCCGCCCTGGACCAAGACGAATCCTTGgaggaaatattacaattcctccaaaacaagtccaaggcgcctccatccatcaaacacgcattcaaggattaccaGATGGAGGCAGGACTTCTCTTCTACCAGGGCCgaattgtggtaccagatGTAGGGACTCTAAGAATGGACCTTCTTCGGAttttccatgacagccccttggcaggccACCCGGGAAGACAACGGACGCTAGAACTACTGTCCtgtaactactactggccaggcatCCGCGCGGACACctattggcatgtggattcctgtgaaacctgccaGCGAATAAGGAAGCCAAAGTACACCTCCATTCCCCTGCAGCCGCTCGAACTCCCGACTAGACCATGGCAATACgtctcctatgacatgatagtagacctaccAAGAGACGGGAACCACGactcaatcctggtcatagtggatagcttcaccaagtatggaatctttgtcaaatgctccaagaagctaAAGGCACCCGAGCTAGCGGAAttgttcctggaacacgtatggaaacgccaCGGCATACCAGAGAAGACTATATCCGACAGAGggagggtcttcaacaacaaattcctacgggccctgtacaaacgccttggcattgacccacacttctcattggcgtaccacccccagagcgacggacaaacggaacggGTCAACCCCtctattgaacacttcctcagggcttattcaggggtcaatcaacgggactggGCTAAATGGCTCCCTATGGCGGAGTtcgcatacaacaatgccgtacACAGTAGCACGGGTAAAACCCCCTTCAAAGCattgtatggatgggaacctaccttaaccccatccaacgtaccTACAGACGTCCCGGAAGCAGATGAccttgcccaaacaatggaaacccaatggaaggaagtggaatccGCCCTCAggcaatctaagcaacgAATGATAGCCGGAGAAGATGGGAGCCCAATAGAATTCGAAGTCGGAGAAGAAGCATGGCTTGATGCCAGGAACGTGAACCTTAAAACCCTGAGCCCAAAGCTAACGGAGCAACGCTTAGGGCCGTTCAAGGTTACCAAAAGAATCTCCGACCGCGCCTACCGACTTGAGCTACCTCCAACCATGCGcatccacaacgtattctacgtaggactcctgtctaaagtcaaaagggatgaTAAACGCGCCTTTGAAAATCGCCCTCCACCGGTCACCAtggatggagaggaagaatacgaggtcgAAGGGatcacggacatggaagaaagggacggtaaatggttctttagggtaaaatggaagggctatggatcagaggagaacacttgggaaccaagggaaaacctcagaAACGCtgaaaaaatcctgaaaaattttgaaaaagagatgaaaaagaaggccctcggcgctgccaaggcccttagagggggggcagtgtcgtag
- a CDS encoding dynein heavy chain, cytoplasmic, with the protein MTLPAPLSTLSVYVKVGHTTAKCSACCDEFGKPLSFSKNGVRKHLDSATHLANVKTLTNVRTKRTIQQPKSTPPRQSIRPRAEVDVEDITLGFWNAPSLVPQPELPSVSRKDFLSVFQCLSTPQDAPATNDELASTGNDLFDDCITHGQPTPNQPGLASDCERQSELGDFGSDSEEEGQPFHASSTSSTTRTRYQTQPNPSPDEWFPYASFAMWAILEFARATGGQNIPTLSALRKTQDKLKAQVGDPTHRHVSPSGTAFHLNKISETLKQDMANPHLRPHMNFIPHAEGRYMSQAWHAFKMVHDVSDHVLTPSVRSGGRIYYVNELARRKNDYFLPLRWITYGPLKELYAIGYHTTESPSGLLVCSDKRMTVKVSTFLETFPEMLQRGAVPVFSAKMPHPLRTVAGSRPVYSIPLIIFMDDASGNTLKQWNKHWSCYLSNASLPRKVLQAEYNVRFVATSPHATPLELMHGIRNSIDAVCRLAFDCLNKEEVFIRPFPLFWAGDNPMQAEHCSSSGLASNKFCRTCEVGGNTNFKLSIVGYCSLFEPGVTRSAIKTRKLIEERLDMVLKPRMIQKVKDHVSDLGIKDPIAQPLIDWLLTLGKDLLKPDDSGVRQTAQEVKNMLKVEVATARKVGFMNPLLDMEGLGGDIHLDTPTEILHTILLGVVKYFWAQSVFVLEKDKKLSLLESRLASVNTAGLDIPELNAAYICQYRGSLVGRHFKAIVQVIPFVMYDLFAGNRHLISAWLLLGRMTSMLWYTAIDDIDAYTNELRDLIQDFLLVTASCSPSIMILKPKFHFLVHLPGFIQRFGPALLFSTKRFESFNGVFRAALTFSNRQAPSRDIARRFANIERAKHICSGGFWKEGGEWVCASPAIRAYPAKSTVFRSVRTRANPNVIPWMELVQGVGASHLEAPGGCDNHYIQAVSMVSQSGDTVRAGSNILLQDQSFGHVRAIFVHHFTNGDTVDYVLIERYILAEQKHPLLDMPMVSRSGTLAYVPAVEVECLVNLQHDCATSQKCKCTKVTYEIQERERMSKALLRVNHSDQVQFIINIHALHNSLQLRRAISPELHLRKTLSLNKEEIFSTAVEKMKNNRAEKARIAAAKKAAKAMVEEVVRGTGAGAVGDTGNGGDTGDTGEAPEMVIEAPPRKRKRNQGAEYLLAHVHNP; encoded by the exons ATGACCTTACCGGCGCCGTTGTCAACTCTGAGTG TTTACGTGAAGGTTGGGCACACAACGGCAAAGTGTTCGGCGTGCTGTGACGAGTTTGGGAAGCCACTGTCCTTTAGCAAGAATGGCGTGCGAAAGCACCTCGATTCGGCCACACATTTAGCCAACGTGAAGACGTTGACTAACGTACGGACAAAGAGGACTATTCAACAACCAAAG AGTACCCCCCCAAGGCAAAGTATCCGCCCAAGGGCTGAAGTGGATGTAGAAGATATAACTCTAGGCTTCTGGAACGCGCCGTCTCTGGTCCCTCAACCGGAGCTTCCCTCCGTTTCCCGCAAGGACTTTCTGTCGGTCTTCCAGTGCCTGAGCACGCCTCAGGATGCTCCCGCTACTAATGATGAACTGGCTTCGACCGGCAATGATTTGTTTGATGACTGTATCACGCACGGTCAACCTACACCCAACCAACCTGGCTTAGCTAGTGATTGCGAGCGACAGTCCGAGCTCGGTGACTTTGGCTCAGACTCGGAAGAGGAGGGCCAACCTTTCCATG CCTCATCTACATCATCAACTACACGTACCCGATACCAAACCCAGCCCAACCCCTCGCCAGATGAGTGGTTTCCGTACGCATCATTTGCG ATGTGGGCCATTCTTGAGTTTGCACGCGCAACAGGGGGTCAAAACATACCAACCCTTTCGGCTCTTCGGAAGACTCAAGACAAGCTCAAGGCGCAAGTTGGCGATCCAACGCACCGACATGTATCACCAAGTGGCACTGCATTCCATCTGAACAAAATCTCAGAAACTTTGAAACAG GATATGGCGAACCCCCATCTGCGGCCACACATGAACTTCATCCCTCACGCCGAGGGAAGGTACATGTCGCAGGCATGGCATGCATTTAAAATGGTACACGACGTTAGTGACCACGTCCTGACACCAAGTGTGAGGTCTGGCGGCCGCATATACTATGTTAACGAGCTGGCACGACGCAAGAACGATTATTTTCTGCCCCTGAGGTGGATCACCTATGGCCCTTTGAAAGAGCTGTACGCGATCGGATATCACACAACTGAATCGCCA TCGGGCTTATTGGTTTGTAGCGATAAAAGGATGACCGTGAAGGTGTCGACCTTCCTCGAGACCTTCCCTGAGATGTTGCAACGAGGCGCTGTCCCCGTCTTTTCTG CCAAAATGCCCCATCCACTTCGTACAGTCGCCGGTTCTCGGCCTGTCTATTCAATCCCACTCATTATATTCATGGATGACGCATCAGGGAATACCTTGAAACAGTGGAATAAGCATTGGTCTTGCTACCTATCCAATGCATCTCTTCCACGCAAGGTTCTTCAAGCTGAATATAACGTCCGATTTGTGGCTACATCCCCACATGCAACTCCTTTGGAGCTGATGCATGGTATTCGTAATTCGATCGA TGCTGTGTGCCGCC TTGCATTTGACTGTTTGAATAAAGAAGAAGTCTTTATTCGACCGTTTCCTCTGTTCTGGGCTGGTGACAACCCGATGCAAGCAGAACACTGCAGTAGCAGTGGGCTTGCCTCTAATAAATTCTGTCGTACATGCGAGGTCGGCGGCAATACTAACTTTAAGCTGTCCATTGTGGGCTATTGTTCTTTATTCGAG CCAGGAGTTACACGGAGTGCAATCAAAACTCGAAAACTGATTGAGGAGCGTCTGGATATGGTCTTAAAGCCCCGGATGATACAAAAAGTCAAGGATCACGTTTCAGATTTGGGCATCAAAGACCCAATTGCGCAGCCTCTAATCGATTGGCTACTAACGCTTGGGAAGGACTTACTGAAACCAGACGACAGTGGGGTTCGTCAAACGGCGCAAGAAGTCAAAAATATGCTGAAGGTTGAGGTCGCTACCGCACGCAAGGTTGGATTTATGAACCCGTTACTAGATATGGAAG GACTCGGTGGTGATATTCACCTGGATACGCCAACAGAGATACTTCACACGATTCTACTTGGTGTCGTGAAGTATTTTTGGGCGCAATCCGTCTTTGTACTTGAAAAAGACAAGAAGTTGAGCTTATTGGAGTCACGCTTAGCCTCGGTTAACACCGCCGGGTTGGATATTCCTGAACTCAATGCTGCATATATTTGCCAGTATCGCGGGTCGCTTGTTGGCAGGCACTTCAAAGCTATTGTTCAAGTTATACCCTTTGTCATGTACGATTTATTTGCAGGGAATAGACACTTAATCAGTGCGTGGCTCTTACTTGGGCGAATGACCTCTATGCTTTGGTATACTGCTATTGACGACATTGATGCATATACG AATGAGCTTCGCGATCTAATTCAGGATTTCTTGCTGGTCACGGCCTCGTGCAGCCCAAGCATCATGATCTTGAAGCCAAAATTCCATTTCCTTGTTCATCTACCTGGATTCATTCAACGCTTTGGCCCTGCGCTTTTGTTTTCAACCAAAAGATTTGAGTCCTTCAACGGTGTATTCCGTGCAGCCTTGACATTCAGCAATCGACAGGCGCCATCCCGTGATATTGCACGTCGATTTGCAAACATTGAACGTGCAAAACATATTTGTTCAG GAGGATTTTGGAAGGAGGGAGGGGAATGGGTGTGTGCAAGCCCAGCCATACGCGCATATCCAGCAAAGAGCACGGTCTTTA GGTCCGTCCGCACGCGTGCCAACCCAAATGTAATCCCATGGATGGAGCTTGTTCAAGGTGTTGGGGCTTCCCACTTAGAGGCTCCCGGAGGCTGTGACAACCATTATATTCAAGCGGTATCAATGGTCTCACAGTCAGGCGATACCGTGAGAGCGGGATCCAACATTTTGCTCCAAGACCAATCG TTTGGTCATGTACGAGCTATATTTGTACATCATTTTACCAATGGTGACACAGTTGACTATGTGCTGATTGAGAGGTATATACTTGCCGAACAAAAACACCCCCTTCTGGACATGCCAATGGTCTCTCGGTCGGGTACGTTAGCCTATGTACCAGCAGTG GAAGTAGAATGCTTGGTGAACTTGCAACATGATTGTGCAACGTCCCAGAAGTGCAAGTGTACCAAAGTCACCTACGAGATCCAGGAACGCGAGAGAATGTCAAAGGCACTCCTTCGCGTTAATCACTCAGACCAAGTACAATTTATTATTAACATACACGCGCTACATAATTCCCTCCAACTGAGACGTGCGATCTCTCCTGAACTCCATTTGCGAAAGACTTTGTCCCTCAACAAAGAAGAAATATTTAGTACAGCAGTCGAAAAAATGAAGAATAACAGGGCTGAGAAGGCTCGAATTGCCGCGGCAAAGAAAGCTGCAAAAGCAATGGTTGAAGAAGTGGTTAGAGGTACCGGTGCGGGCGCTGTGGGTGACACAGGCAATGGGGGTGATACAGGTGATACGGGCGAGGCTCCGGAAATGGTGATAGAAGCCCCTCCAAGGAAACGCAAGAG GAATCAAGGAGCAGAATATCTCCTAGCTCACGTACACAACCCATAA